In Thermobaculum terrenum ATCC BAA-798, the DNA window TAGTTGTGGGACTGGTGGCAGCTGCCGCCATCCTCTACCTGGTGGTCTCCAACTTCTCGGCCAACACCGTCTACTACCTGAAGGTCTCCGAGCTGCAGTCCTCCTATCATGGGGGACAGGTCAGGGTGTCAGGCAAGGTGTTGCCTGGCTCCATCTCCAGGCAAGGAGACAAGCTCAGCTTCACAGCCTATGATGGTTCTGGCAGGATGAGGGTGGAGTATCAGGGTGTGGTGCCGGACATCTTCAAGGACAATGCTGATGTGGTGGTGGAGGGCACCTATGATGGGCAGGTGTTCCATGCCCACACCCTACTTGCCAAGTGCCCCTCCAAGTTCCAGTCCAAACCATCCCAAGGATATGCCCAGTGATTCCTTCTGATATAGCTTTCCTGGCACTAGTAATAGCTTTTGTACTAGCTGTATATGGTTTAGCGACAGGAGCATACGGTTCCTGGCTGCTGGCTAACAGCGAAAACAGGTTGTACAATAAGCTGAGGGGTAATCTACTTGTTAGAAGCTCTCAGCATGCAGTATTCGCAAATGCCTTTCTGGTTACTCTGGCAAGCGGGTTCCTGTTCTGGGCATTGTTTACTCATGACTTCAGAATTGCATACGTAGCCCAGACATCTAGTAGAGATATGAGTCCCAGTTATCTATTCACAAGTTTCTGGGGCGGGCAAGCAGGATCTCTTTTGTTCTGGGCCTGGATGCTGACCATCTTCTCAGCCATCGCAGTTTGGCATGCTAGAAAGAACTATCCAGAACTAGCTCCTTATGTAGGTTCGGTACTTCTTGGCATAGAAGTATTCTTCTTATTGCTTCTAAGCTTCGTCTCCAATCCATTTGAGAGGCTAGCGGTCGAAGCAGTTGACGGGCAAGGACTCAATCCGCTCCTCATGGACCCTGGGATGAGATTTCATCCTCCATTCCTACTTACTGGTTATATGAGTTTCTCCATACCCTTTGCCTATGCTATAGCAGCTCTCCTAACCGGAAGACTCGGCAAGGAATGGTTGCTGGCTATCCGAAGGTGGATGCTCGTCGGATGGCTAATACAAGGTATAGGACTGCTTATAGGTGCGTGGTGGGCCTACCACGTTCTTGGTTGGGGAGGCTATTGGGGTTGGGACCCAGTGGAAAATGCAGCTCTAATGCCTTGGTTAACCGCGACAGCATTTATTCACTCAACCATGGTCCAAGAGCGTCGCGGAATGCTCAAGGTATGGAATCTGGGACTCGTGGTTTTGACCTTCCTTCTAGCCATATTCGGTACTTTCATTGTACGTAGCGGTGTAATCTCCTCTGTACATGCTTTCGCACTTTCTAGTCTGGGACCATTCTTCTTCACATTCCTAGGTATAGCTACTATATTCTCGTTGGGGCTGATATTCTTCAGGTTGCCCAAGCTGAAGACGGAGGGAAGGTTTGATTCCCTATTGTCCAAAGAGGCCAGCTTCCTAATGAACAACCTACTGATACTTGGAATTACTTTCGCCACCTTCTGGGGTACTATATTCCCGCTCATATCAGAGGTAGTTAGGGGAGCAAAGGTATCGGTAGGTCCACCATTCTTCAAGCAAGTGAATGGTCCTTTGTTCCTGCTGCTGATACTCCTAATCGGCTTCGGAACGTTGTTAGCATGGCGGCGCAGCTCAGGCCACAAGTTCATACGTAATTTGGCACTCCCAGCAGTATCTGGAATAATAGTAGGATCACTTCTATTCCTACTGGGCGTACGAAAGTTCCCTGCATTACTATCTTTCTCTGCTATAGTGTTTGTTTTCGTAGCCACCTGCATAGAATTCTATAAGGCCGCAGCTGCTAGAAGCAGGAATACCTCAGAGCCATTTGCGATCGCTCTGGTAAATATAGTTAGAAGAAATAGACGAAGATATGGTGGATATATAGTCCACTTAGCTATGTTGCTACTGGCAGTAGGTATAACAGCCTCTAGCTTCTATCAATATGAATCCACGCGTACACTACAGAAGGGCCAGTCTATGAGCGTGGATGGCTATACCATCACAAGCAATGGCCTATACGTTATACAAAGACCAAGCGTCCAGGTAATCTATGCAGATCTGAGTCTCAGGCATGGGCAAGAGTACTTGGGTAACATACGCCCTGAGAAAAGGATTTATAAGAATTGGGAAGACCAGCCTGTCACCGGAATAGCTATCAAGACTCTATTTCCCAACCTAGATGATATATACGTGCTAATAAGTGATATAGACCAAAACGGCAACGCAACTATTAGGGTATTTATAAATCCCATGGTGGCTCTTATATGGTGGGGTGGTGTACTATTTGTAATTGGCACCCTAATATGTGCATGGCCACAGGCAAGGAGAAGCGTGGTCAGACAAAGGAGTACAGCTGCAGAGGCATTAGTTAATCGGGTGGGCGCGAATGTCCAGGCTTAGATTAGCGAATCTATTGATGGTTAACATCATAACTTTGGTACTACTATTAGCTCCCACATTTGTAATCGCTACCAAGGTATATGCTGAATCACAGCCTGCTAACATAGATGATCAGGTAAGACAAATAGCAAAAGACCTAAAGTGTTTAGTGTGCGAAAACGAGTCCGTGGCTGACTCCCCTTCCCCTCTAGCTGCAGATATGAGAGAGACAATTAAAGAGAAACTACTTGCTGGCGAGACTCCGGAACAGATAAAAGCTTACTTTGTGCAGCAATATGGCGAGCAAATATTGCTGACACCTCCAAAGGAGGGTTTTGGACTCCTTGTTTGGTCCTGGCCTATATTGGCCATAATCATTTGTGGAATAGCCCTATTCTTTGCCATGAATAAGTGGGTCAGAAGAAAATCTGTCTCTATAATAGAGAGCTCAAATCATGTATCAGATACCGAGATAGAGGACGCTGAGATTCTACAGGAGATCAAGGATCGAAGGGTTTCTGAACTGTGGTAATAGCTCTCGTTGCGTCAGTTATATTTCTGGCTGTAATAATCTTCGTGCTACAGCCATTATTTACACGTAAGCCCTCCTACGCATATCTGCAGGGCTCCTTGGGCAACCCTGAAGACTCCAATGTTCATGATATGGCATTGGAAGCTCTCGCAGATATAGAAACTGATTACAGGTTAGGCAAACTAAGCGAAGAGGACTACAGGCAACTACGCATTCAATATAGAGAGCTTGTTAGCGCTACGGCAGGATATAGCACAGATTCCGCAGAGAGTGATTTAGCCTACATCGATAGGCAGATAGAGCATGACCTTTCAATGATCAAGGCCAATCAACCCGTAACTGAAGTGCAAGAGTTGGTATGTCCAAGGTGTTCAGCCAAGGTAGATAAGGATGATCTGTTCTGCTCCAAATGCGGAGCCAAACTCCGGACGACATCAATTGAGACGACACCCGATTTGCAACCTCACCCCCATGCTACAAAGCGGGTTAGATTACCCTCCCTAGACAGGAAAAGAAAAGCCCTAATATCCATAGTTATAGCTTGCTTATTATTTGCTCTGGCGACCGCAGGCATTTACCTCCAACAGACAGCTAGAAACGCCAGCGCAAGAGCAGTAGGTACCATTCCATCGAACAATGTGCAGACTATAGCTACTTACGGTCCTGGTGATCTAGTGTTTGCGGGAGACGGTACTACTATCTGGAAGAGTACTGATGGTGGCAAGACTTGGGAATCCCTTTCCGGTATACAAGGTAACGTAACATCCATAGGTGCTATCGATAATCGTTTATTTGCTGTAGTCAACTTCCAGGTATGGACATCAGCAGATCAAGGCGACTCATGGAGTAGAATATCAAGCGCTCCAAAGCTAGTAGCTATTACTACTGATAGTGAAAGCTCAAAGATATATGGATTTGATGCAGAGGGCAACTTATATATAGGCTCGAACAATGGTACCACCTGGGATAAGACAACCGGTCCTGAACAAGCAGGAATCTCTTCAGCAACTATTGCATCCGTTGATCCTCTAGTAATCTTTGGATCTAGTCCCGCAGGTGTCTTTGTTGGGACACAAGGAGCCTGGGGTAGTGCCAACGGAACTGTAAACGGAGCATTACCGACAAAAAACGTGCGATACGTAGCCTATGATAGATCCAGTGGTGAAAGGGGTACTCTACCGAACGGAGGAAACATACAAGGAACGCTGTATGCTGCAACAGATATGGGGCTCTTCAAGTCTACCGATTACGGTACAAGCTGGGTGAAGATCGGATTATCAAAGGATCTAAGGGCCTTAGCTATTGGGGACGATGTCATGTATGCTGTAGACTCCGCTGGCAACATATACGTCAGCCACGACAAAGGGGTTTCTTGGTCAGGGAAATGAGAATACACGGACTTCGAATATTAGCTGTCATCGCAACCTTCCTTGCGTTCCTGCTAGTTAGTAGTGCAATTAGCTCGAACGTAAATGCTGCAGCAAACGGGAAGATAAGCGGCAGGCTTATAAATGGAACAACATCTCGCCCACTTAGTGGGTACTCGGTTAACCTCTATTGGACTGACGGACAAACAGAACAGCCCAACAAATCTACGAAGACAGATGCCAATGGCTATTTCGAGTTTAATAGTCTGCCTATAGGTGATAACTACAACTATGTAGTTTACGCAAAATACAAAAATGTAGAGTATACCTCTCAAAACATACAGCTAACTGACAAAACCCCCAGCCGCAAGTATGATCTCAAAGTTTATGAGACTACATTTGATGATTCTATACTTCGTGTTGAATCCGCTTCTTTAGTGCTACTAGATACAGATAAAACCACACAGAGAGCTTTCGTCCTAGAGACTTTCATGATCCAGAATCCTACAAATAAGACTTTTCTACCTACCACCAATGGGCCCAAAGGTCCTATGGGTCTATTGAGATTTTCGCTACCATCAGGGGCAGATCAACTAACAGGTCTGGGTAGATTGGCCAACTATCAGATGATTCAGACCGATAGAGGATTCGGCACAAACTTACCCATATATCCCGGACCTAATGAGGTAACTTTTACTTATAGCATCCCGTATAGCGTAGATCAGAGCAATTACAACTTTCAACTTACTTTACCCTATCCTACAAAGGAGTTCAGGCTGCTAGGGAAAGAGGGCGGCCCAAGCATAAGTTCTTCCCAACTAAGAGCTGGCGATCCTGTATCCCTTTGGGGCAGTAGATATAATCTGCTTGTCGGCGGTCCATTTCAAAATAGAACTACCCTGGATATCACGTTTAGCGGATTACCAGTAAATATATGGACTATAAGGCCCAACAACCCACAGATCTGGATAGCTACAGCGGGACTAATAATCCTGATGCTGGCCTCAACACTAGCTCTCATCAGTAGACAAAGCAAGCAGGTCTCGGAGCAGACTTTATACAACAAATTACTAGCAGAGCTAGCATCTCTTGACAATCAGTTATCAGAAGGAAAGCTAGATCAAGAGACCTATAACAAGGAAAGAGCAGCCCTCAAGGAAACCCTCATAAATCTAAAGAAGCTGCAGTCTAAATCCAGTGCTGCCTAACTGACTAGATATTTCTAGCAGCCAGAGCTGCCGCCAACGCAGGCTCTTGCACTACCTCAACTTGACCCAAATTACAATGTTGAGAGAGTATATCTAATACTCCTTCCCGAAAACTGGTGTTACCAACTAATAGCCCACCACACAGCGCCAACGGTACCACGCCGTCCGGGAACTCCAGCCGGCGTGCAAGAGGCAGAGCCAGCAAAGCTATCTCATGAATAGAATCAACTATTATCTGCTTTGATACTTGATCCCCCTCTGCGGCTGCCTCGAAAACAATCTCAGCCACAGAAGCCACCAAAGCCTTATCGTAGTTGTGATACACTTTTGGAATTATCTCTGAGGGATCATGTAAAGACCATTTATGCAGTATCTTATCCAGCAAGGAAGTGTTAACTCCCCTACCATCTGCCATCCTAACTGCAGCCTGTAAGCCTCTCCTACCTATATCGTAGCCGCTGCCTTCATCACCAATGATATGTCCCCAACCACCAGTCCTGTCCCTCTTACCATTCACATCAACACCAACTGCTATGGCGCCTGTGCCAGCTATAACAGCTACACCAACGTTATCCCTAAGGGCGCACAAACCTAGATCACCATCGTTGGTGATCTTTATTTTATCGGCAACCGAGGAGAGCGCCGGATACAGCGCATCGTAATCTTCGGGTCTATCAGTACCTGCGACGCCTAGCCATGCAGCCTTGGGCTTATCAGTAACGCCTGCTAATGACAGAGCTTCTGATACAACTGAGGTTATAGTGTGCACTACCCAGTCCAGACCTGAAACAGCATAATTGGCGCCTGCACCAGATTTTCTACTTAGTTCATTACCGGCAGCATCGACTACAACAGCAAGAGTTTTACTACCCCCAGAATCAACACCTACAAAAACCTCACTCAAAGCCCAACTCCTCCAGAACGTTTCTTACAACACCATTAGCCGCCTGAAGCCTTCTTCTAGCATCATCAAAGTCGAGTCCTGTCTTTGCCATTATTATCGCTACTTTAAGATTGTAGTTAGATCTTTTGAGGAGGTTCTCAGCTTCTTGCTCACTCACGCCTGTAGCTGCCTGAAGTATCGATACAGCTCTTCTCCTTAGCTTGGAGCTTCTAGGTTGGAGATCTACCATCAAGTTACCGTATGTTTTCCCAAGAAGTATCATGCTACCTGTACTTAGCATGTTGAGCACCATCTTCTCAGCAGTACCTGCTTTTAGTCGGGTGGAGCCTACGATAACTTCAGGACCAACCACAGGGGCTATCATGATATCCACTATCCTTTCTAATGGAGTCTTAGGATTACAAGCTAACCCTATAGTCAGCGCTCCCTTTTCCTTCGCATAAGCGACAGCACCAAGCACATATGGCGTTCTACCACTGGCAGCAATACCTACTAGTGCATCCATATTACTTACACCCAACTTTTGAGCATCAGCACGCCCTGCTTCCGCGCTGTCTTCTATCTCTTCTATAGACTTAACCAAAGCTTCCGGTCCGCCTGCCACCCAACCTATCACCATACCTTCTGGAGTACTAAAAGTAGGCGGGCACTCTGAAGCATCTAAAACGCCTAATCTTCCAGAGGTACCAGCTCCCATGTATATAAGCCTGCCGCCTTTACGTAGTCTTGCAGCTATCTCCTCTATAGCATGTGCTATCTTTGGCAGTTCTTTCTGAATAGCCAAAATTACCTTAGCATCCTCAGAATTCATTACCTGAACTATCTCTAATGGAGACATCTTGTCTATATTAGTAGTTGCTGGATTGATCTTCTCAGTCTCCAAAGACTTAAGTACCTGTTCAAGATCCTCTATCATAACCACTTCCTTACAAAATTACTGATAGAGCTGTACTTCCCGAAACCTATCTATAAAAGATAGTGCATCTTCTCTCCAAACTGTTACCAAATCCAGGAATTCACTATTAGTATTTGAGGTAACAGCTTTACGCAGCTTGTCACTACCTATCAGCAGGTCCACAAAGAACTTACCTTCACTGTTTTGTATCCATTCGAATTTTCCTTCATCCTGCAAATAAAAGGCTCTCAGCAGATACGCCCCCAATTCCACCTGCCTCAATGCGTATCGATCCAATATATGTACCTGTACGCCTCCACATGAACGGCCAGAATGTTTTGAGAACATAGGCGTAAAATATGTAGCTCGAAACAGCACCCCAGGAAACTCAAATATCTTTAGTGTCTCCAGTAATGCATAAGGATCTATCCAGGGTGCTCCTATATATTCGAAGGGTCGAGTTGTACCCCTGCCTTCAGATATATTAGTTCCCTCTATAAGACAAGTACCGGGATATAACAGCAAGGAATCCATAGTTGGTAGATTGGGAGAAGGTTGTACCCATACCAAGTCGGTATCATCATACCATAAGTTCCTTTCCCAACCTTCCATCTTTATTACTATAGGTTCTCTTAGTCCCAATTCATGGGCCAGTAGACATGCAGCCTCACCCAACGTCATTCCATGCAAGACAGGCACATTATGAAATCCAACAAAAGAAGTGTACTCCTTCTGTAGTAAGGGACCTTGAATTCCCTTTGGTGAGAGAGGGTTAGGTCTATCAAGAATTATTACATCTACATCGAAGAGTGAAGCCTTAGTCATTACCCTCAACAGCGTAGATGTATAAGTAGCATAGCGCACACCTACGTCCTGCAAATCAACAACTATTGCATCTATATCTCTTAGGAGTTGATCCTCTGGTTCGTAGGATTCCCCGTAAAGACTATATACTGGAATCCCAGTTCTAGGATCAACATAGCTGGATACTTTCTCGCCTGCCTGTACCTCACCTCTTATACCATGTTCTGGTGCAAGTAGCGCCACTAGGTCAAAACGGTCATCGGAAGCAAGTAAATCAACGATATGGCGCATATTCCTATCCACGCCGGTATGATTAGTCAGAAGAGCAATAGGGCGCCCTTCCACTGCCTCACTTCCCTGCGACAAAAGTTTTTCTAATCCTGTAGTGATTCGTCTTCTCATAAACTAAGTGGGTACCAGGATACAAAATGAAAAAACAACAAGTATGTTAGCATAATAGCATGAAACTCTAGGAACGATTTGAGGTTGTCTAGATGGAGATATTTATTCGTGGTGGAAATATAGTAGATGCTCGCGGGATAAGGCAAAACCCAGGCTTGAAGCTCTCAGGTGGCCTAATCAGCTATCAAGATAACAATCTTCAAGATGGCTTCAAAGTCATCGATGCATCAGACTTCTATATCTTTCCAGGTTTTATCGACGTGCATACACATGGAGGCGGAGGGTTTGATCTGCATACTACCAACCCACAAGAAATACTTTCATACTGCAAATGGGCACCCTCAACTGGGGTAACTTCGTTTCTCATTGGAGTAGTTGGTATACCAAATGGTATACCGATAGCGCAAATACAAGCCGCAGTAAATGCTATAGAAAGATATCAGGAAGGAGCAGAGCCTCTAGGGATTCATTTGGAGGGCCCATATATCAGCCCTGAAAAGCGAGGCGCACATGACACCTCATGGCTTCGGACACCCGACATTGATGAAACAAACTCCATACTTCAAGCTTCCAAAGGTCATCTACGGCTGGTCACCATAGCGCCAGAACTACCAAATGCACGTAATATGATAAGTTTACTTATAGATAACGGCGTTAGGGTAAGTATAGGGCATACTAACTCAACATATGAGCAAGCTCTTGAAGCTATCGGATGGGGGATAACCCATGCGACTCATTGCTTCAATGCCATGCCTCCACTACACCATAGAGAGCCAGGTACGTTGGGAGCAATTGCTGAGTCACCACAAGTGATGGGAGAGGTTATAGCAGATGGCGTACATGTTCATCCAGCGGTCGTTAAAATACTCGTCAAAGCGCTAGGATCTGATAGGACGATCGTAATTACAGATGCTTTATCTGCCGCTGGATGCCCAAGTATGGAATTTACTTTCGGAGGACAAAA includes these proteins:
- the murQ gene encoding N-acetylmuramic acid 6-phosphate etherase, producing MIEDLEQVLKSLETEKINPATTNIDKMSPLEIVQVMNSEDAKVILAIQKELPKIAHAIEEIAARLRKGGRLIYMGAGTSGRLGVLDASECPPTFSTPEGMVIGWVAGGPEALVKSIEEIEDSAEAGRADAQKLGVSNMDALVGIAASGRTPYVLGAVAYAKEKGALTIGLACNPKTPLERIVDIMIAPVVGPEVIVGSTRLKAGTAEKMVLNMLSTGSMILLGKTYGNLMVDLQPRSSKLRRRAVSILQAATGVSEQEAENLLKRSNYNLKVAIIMAKTGLDFDDARRRLQAANGVVRNVLEELGFE
- a CDS encoding carboxypeptidase-like regulatory domain-containing protein, yielding MVREMRIHGLRILAVIATFLAFLLVSSAISSNVNAAANGKISGRLINGTTSRPLSGYSVNLYWTDGQTEQPNKSTKTDANGYFEFNSLPIGDNYNYVVYAKYKNVEYTSQNIQLTDKTPSRKYDLKVYETTFDDSILRVESASLVLLDTDKTTQRAFVLETFMIQNPTNKTFLPTTNGPKGPMGLLRFSLPSGADQLTGLGRLANYQMIQTDRGFGTNLPIYPGPNEVTFTYSIPYSVDQSNYNFQLTLPYPTKEFRLLGKEGGPSISSSQLRAGDPVSLWGSRYNLLVGGPFQNRTTLDITFSGLPVNIWTIRPNNPQIWIATAGLIILMLASTLALISRQSKQVSEQTLYNKLLAELASLDNQLSEGKLDQETYNKERAALKETLINLKKLQSKSSAA
- a CDS encoding heme lyase CcmF/NrfE family subunit — translated: MIPSDIAFLALVIAFVLAVYGLATGAYGSWLLANSENRLYNKLRGNLLVRSSQHAVFANAFLVTLASGFLFWALFTHDFRIAYVAQTSSRDMSPSYLFTSFWGGQAGSLLFWAWMLTIFSAIAVWHARKNYPELAPYVGSVLLGIEVFFLLLLSFVSNPFERLAVEAVDGQGLNPLLMDPGMRFHPPFLLTGYMSFSIPFAYAIAALLTGRLGKEWLLAIRRWMLVGWLIQGIGLLIGAWWAYHVLGWGGYWGWDPVENAALMPWLTATAFIHSTMVQERRGMLKVWNLGLVVLTFLLAIFGTFIVRSGVISSVHAFALSSLGPFFFTFLGIATIFSLGLIFFRLPKLKTEGRFDSLLSKEASFLMNNLLILGITFATFWGTIFPLISEVVRGAKVSVGPPFFKQVNGPLFLLLILLIGFGTLLAWRRSSGHKFIRNLALPAVSGIIVGSLLFLLGVRKFPALLSFSAIVFVFVATCIEFYKAAAARSRNTSEPFAIALVNIVRRNRRRYGGYIVHLAMLLLAVGITASSFYQYESTRTLQKGQSMSVDGYTITSNGLYVIQRPSVQVIYADLSLRHGQEYLGNIRPEKRIYKNWEDQPVTGIAIKTLFPNLDDIYVLISDIDQNGNATIRVFINPMVALIWWGGVLFVIGTLICAWPQARRSVVRQRSTAAEALVNRVGANVQA
- a CDS encoding exo-beta-N-acetylmuramidase NamZ family protein, translated to MRRRITTGLEKLLSQGSEAVEGRPIALLTNHTGVDRNMRHIVDLLASDDRFDLVALLAPEHGIRGEVQAGEKVSSYVDPRTGIPVYSLYGESYEPEDQLLRDIDAIVVDLQDVGVRYATYTSTLLRVMTKASLFDVDVIILDRPNPLSPKGIQGPLLQKEYTSFVGFHNVPVLHGMTLGEAACLLAHELGLREPIVIKMEGWERNLWYDDTDLVWVQPSPNLPTMDSLLLYPGTCLIEGTNISEGRGTTRPFEYIGAPWIDPYALLETLKIFEFPGVLFRATYFTPMFSKHSGRSCGGVQVHILDRYALRQVELGAYLLRAFYLQDEGKFEWIQNSEGKFFVDLLIGSDKLRKAVTSNTNSEFLDLVTVWREDALSFIDRFREVQLYQ
- the nagA gene encoding N-acetylglucosamine-6-phosphate deacetylase; translation: MEIFIRGGNIVDARGIRQNPGLKLSGGLISYQDNNLQDGFKVIDASDFYIFPGFIDVHTHGGGGFDLHTTNPQEILSYCKWAPSTGVTSFLIGVVGIPNGIPIAQIQAAVNAIERYQEGAEPLGIHLEGPYISPEKRGAHDTSWLRTPDIDETNSILQASKGHLRLVTIAPELPNARNMISLLIDNGVRVSIGHTNSTYEQALEAIGWGITHATHCFNAMPPLHHREPGTLGAIAESPQVMGEVIADGVHVHPAVVKILVKALGSDRTIVITDALSAAGCPSMEFTFGGQKARVIDGAARLEDGRLTGSVLTMDQALRNMVEKVEVELPDAVRMLTLNPAISASAESRKGLIESGYDADLVLMNQNLQLVATICKGKIAYAIEGFSTKEIT
- a CDS encoding zinc-ribbon domain-containing protein, which encodes MVIALVASVIFLAVIIFVLQPLFTRKPSYAYLQGSLGNPEDSNVHDMALEALADIETDYRLGKLSEEDYRQLRIQYRELVSATAGYSTDSAESDLAYIDRQIEHDLSMIKANQPVTEVQELVCPRCSAKVDKDDLFCSKCGAKLRTTSIETTPDLQPHPHATKRVRLPSLDRKRKALISIVIACLLFALATAGIYLQQTARNASARAVGTIPSNNVQTIATYGPGDLVFAGDGTTIWKSTDGGKTWESLSGIQGNVTSIGAIDNRLFAVVNFQVWTSADQGDSWSRISSAPKLVAITTDSESSKIYGFDAEGNLYIGSNNGTTWDKTTGPEQAGISSATIASVDPLVIFGSSPAGVFVGTQGAWGSANGTVNGALPTKNVRYVAYDRSSGERGTLPNGGNIQGTLYAATDMGLFKSTDYGTSWVKIGLSKDLRALAIGDDVMYAVDSAGNIYVSHDKGVSWSGK
- a CDS encoding N-acetylglucosamine kinase, giving the protein MSEVFVGVDSGGSKTLAVVVDAAGNELSRKSGAGANYAVSGLDWVVHTITSVVSEALSLAGVTDKPKAAWLGVAGTDRPEDYDALYPALSSVADKIKITNDGDLGLCALRDNVGVAVIAGTGAIAVGVDVNGKRDRTGGWGHIIGDEGSGYDIGRRGLQAAVRMADGRGVNTSLLDKILHKWSLHDPSEIIPKVYHNYDKALVASVAEIVFEAAAEGDQVSKQIIVDSIHEIALLALPLARRLEFPDGVVPLALCGGLLVGNTSFREGVLDILSQHCNLGQVEVVQEPALAAALAARNI
- a CDS encoding cytochrome c-type biogenesis protein yields the protein MSRLRLANLLMVNIITLVLLLAPTFVIATKVYAESQPANIDDQVRQIAKDLKCLVCENESVADSPSPLAADMRETIKEKLLAGETPEQIKAYFVQQYGEQILLTPPKEGFGLLVWSWPILAIIICGIALFFAMNKWVRRKSVSIIESSNHVSDTEIEDAEILQEIKDRRVSELW
- a CDS encoding cytochrome c maturation protein CcmE, whose product is MWYTAKGMAQAVAVDTTRRRNLGLLVVGLVAAAAILYLVVSNFSANTVYYLKVSELQSSYHGGQVRVSGKVLPGSISRQGDKLSFTAYDGSGRMRVEYQGVVPDIFKDNADVVVEGTYDGQVFHAHTLLAKCPSKFQSKPSQGYAQ